The Campylobacter concisus genome has a window encoding:
- a CDS encoding TniB family NTP-binding protein, translated as MENQHLIQQAQDALLLTDEERIAFMLNEKWFLYPIAKEILKELEFHLKHPKKNRMKGRLIVGGTNNGKTSIVNKFIRSHMPYDDENVKITPVVAVSAPESSNPSDLYGSILHKLGVPYKNTDRATKKKEKVEGIFLLCRTNMLIIDEIHNIIVAPVQKQKAFMVALKNLSNELMIPIILVGTADALHAINTDSQISNRFPPLVVPKWKYDRSFLSLLASIEKTLPLRKQSNMATSKEISNYILDYSEGYIGEIIDLINLAAQYAIEQKIESITMETLKKSNFVRPSMRKNITDFIEI; from the coding sequence ATGGAAAACCAACATTTAATTCAACAAGCACAAGATGCATTATTGCTTACAGATGAAGAAAGAATTGCTTTTATGTTAAACGAGAAGTGGTTTTTATACCCAATTGCCAAAGAAATTCTAAAAGAATTAGAATTTCATCTTAAGCATCCCAAAAAAAATAGAATGAAAGGCAGGCTTATTGTTGGCGGAACCAACAACGGAAAAACGTCTATCGTAAATAAATTTATTAGAAGCCATATGCCATATGATGATGAAAATGTCAAAATAACGCCAGTAGTAGCGGTGAGTGCGCCCGAAAGCTCCAATCCATCAGACCTATATGGAAGTATTTTACACAAGCTAGGGGTCCCATATAAAAACACAGACAGAGCTACAAAAAAGAAAGAAAAGGTTGAGGGAATATTTTTACTATGTCGCACTAATATGCTTATAATCGATGAAATACACAATATTATAGTGGCACCCGTACAAAAACAAAAAGCCTTTATGGTGGCATTAAAAAATCTTAGCAACGAGTTAATGATACCCATCATATTGGTAGGCACTGCCGATGCACTACATGCTATAAATACAGATTCACAAATAAGTAATCGATTTCCGCCACTGGTTGTACCAAAATGGAAATACGATAGATCTTTTTTATCCTTACTGGCAAGCATAGAAAAAACTCTCCCTCTAAGAAAACAATCAAATATGGCCACCTCAAAAGAGATATCAAATTATATTTTAGACTACTCTGAAGGGTATATAGGAGAAATTATAGATTTAATAAACTTAGCTGCTCAATATGCCATAGAACAAAAAATTGAAAGCATTACCATGGAAACACTTAAAAAATCTAATTTTGTGCGCCCTTCTATGAGAAAAAATATTACTGATTTTATAGAAATATGA
- a CDS encoding TonB-dependent receptor domain-containing protein, producing the protein MRLAISLAAATMVLFANGANPDVIKPIKDFTPPPPYTPNIAQSAFPENQFNRVPRDDYFFVTDLLDNSMDKFHVAGGFYGRTFYSSGLFKYRGANFYTILNANFSKANRYKDGGGREWNYGYARQGQSAVVGFVPSELSEFRFTLVHDNIDDDKQPHHTADSIKTQRYIGKFNARLGKEDLSNTLNFEIALRDVSRRNDNYHLRRADPSNMVKVEVDRKIIDTELKYDVDFSNWHNVVGTGYQHDNHEGKRYRKIGNDWVLNGFRFADVTNKKTRVFDTLSYKFTDAHKLSLALNYDWMKSNLNDLNTVYNGASAINTVAKLIKQIYGKDFDGNIKQNGLSASLKYDFTPNKQDNYYVAIESLYRMPSNMERFSSLYGPTTRGWISNPFIKPERHNRVNLGFTYKSEFYKEYMSSRQGEDSFSLGGYFIADDAQDLVIYDRRHSAAAAPMNKNAVITRNVDARIYSVNLRGEYNFARNFGLKTSLFYNYGQNKTDGRPLYQIRPFEANLAFDYKDYASFGSYNIGTAVRYVAKQNRGDFDKATGFGIDKREAAKSFTTMDVYGGFEFKNSWGVRLGVTNIFDKDYAEFISGEHVGALDPDPVVHAPGRAVFVSFHSSF; encoded by the coding sequence ATGAGATTAGCTATCAGTCTGGCTGCGGCTACGATGGTACTGTTTGCAAACGGTGCAAATCCCGACGTTATAAAGCCGATAAAGGATTTTACGCCTCCGCCACCTTATACGCCAAACATCGCTCAAAGCGCGTTTCCCGAAAATCAATTCAACCGCGTGCCAAGGGATGATTATTTTTTTGTGACGGATTTGCTCGATAATTCGATGGACAAATTTCACGTCGCGGGCGGATTTTACGGCAGGACGTTTTATAGTTCGGGACTTTTTAAATACCGCGGTGCAAATTTCTATACGATTTTAAACGCAAACTTTTCTAAAGCCAATCGCTACAAAGACGGTGGCGGCAGGGAATGGAACTACGGCTATGCCAGGCAGGGGCAAAGCGCGGTCGTGGGTTTCGTGCCTAGTGAGCTAAGTGAGTTTAGATTTACGCTAGTGCACGATAATATTGACGATGACAAGCAGCCTCACCATACTGCCGACTCGATAAAGACGCAACGATATATCGGTAAGTTTAACGCCAGGCTAGGTAAAGAGGATTTATCTAATACGTTAAATTTTGAAATAGCATTACGCGACGTGAGCAGAAGAAACGACAATTATCATTTGCGCCGCGCAGACCCTTCTAATATGGTAAAGGTAGAAGTAGATAGAAAGATTATAGATACGGAGCTAAAATACGATGTTGATTTTTCAAACTGGCACAATGTGGTCGGTACAGGATATCAGCACGATAATCATGAGGGCAAAAGATATCGTAAAATAGGCAATGATTGGGTTTTAAACGGCTTTAGGTTTGCAGACGTAACGAATAAAAAAACGAGAGTTTTTGATACGCTAAGCTATAAATTTACTGACGCGCACAAGCTCAGCCTAGCTCTAAACTACGACTGGATGAAGTCGAATTTAAATGATTTAAATACGGTTTATAACGGAGCAAGCGCGATAAATACCGTCGCTAAGCTTATTAAACAAATTTACGGCAAAGACTTTGACGGCAACATAAAACAGAATGGCTTAAGCGCTAGCCTAAAATACGACTTCACGCCCAATAAGCAAGATAATTACTATGTGGCTATAGAAAGTCTTTATCGTATGCCGAGCAATATGGAACGCTTTAGCAGTCTCTATGGGCCGACTACTAGAGGCTGGATCAGCAATCCGTTTATTAAGCCAGAGCGCCACAACCGCGTAAATTTGGGCTTTACCTATAAGAGCGAATTTTATAAAGAATACATGAGCTCGCGTCAGGGCGAGGATAGCTTTAGTCTGGGCGGGTACTTTATCGCAGACGACGCGCAGGATCTAGTTATCTACGATCGTCGCCACTCGGCCGCTGCCGCGCCGATGAATAAAAACGCCGTCATCACGCGCAACGTTGATGCTAGGATTTACAGCGTAAATTTGCGCGGGGAGTATAATTTCGCGCGAAATTTCGGGCTAAAAACTTCATTATTTTACAACTACGGACAAAACAAAACCGACGGCAGACCGCTCTATCAGATCCGCCCGTTTGAGGCAAATTTGGCCTTTGATTACAAGGACTACGCGAGCTTTGGCAGCTACAATATCGGCACGGCGGTGCGCTACGTAGCAAAGCAAAATAGAGGAGATTTCGATAAAGCCACCGGCTTTGGCATCGACAAGCGTGAAGCGGCTAAGAGCTTTACGACGATGGACGTTTACGGCGGATTTGAGTTTAAAAACAGCTGGGGCGTGAGGCTTGGCGTGACGAATATCTTTGATAAAGATTACGCCGAGTTTATCAGCGGTGAGCACGTAGGAGCGCTAGATCCTGATCCTGTGGTGCACGCGCCGGGGAGGGCGGTGTTTGTCAGCTTCCACTCTAGTTTTTAA
- a CDS encoding FecCD family ABC transporter permease, translating into MSKKAFTFLSILLLGFMLLSVLIGKYGFNAEDYLTYFKAVIKGEDLKNYQVMHTLITEIRLPRIMACIIIGASLAISGSAYQAMFVNPLVSPSILGVLSGAGFGAAIGMFFGLNEYLIQLSTFAFGFIAVLTALSISAFYSRSGSIIVLVLGGVISGSLFTSLLSALKYAADPNDSLPAITYFLMGSLGFASKNFIQISILPMFAGILLLAFSGKYLNALSLGEEEAKSLGINVARVKIFVILVATFISALSVTIAGIIGWIGLIVPHMARFIFGADNRAVLSSSAMIGAIFLLFCDNFSRLMFTFEVPIGIVTSLFGIPIFILVLRRAKKSF; encoded by the coding sequence GTGAGTAAAAAAGCCTTTACGTTTTTAAGTATCTTATTGCTAGGGTTTATGTTACTTTCGGTACTAATAGGAAAATACGGCTTTAATGCGGAAGATTATCTAACATATTTTAAAGCCGTTATAAAAGGCGAAGACTTGAAAAATTATCAAGTTATGCATACTTTGATAACGGAAATTCGCCTTCCTAGAATAATGGCCTGCATTATAATAGGCGCTAGTTTGGCTATTTCTGGCTCAGCATACCAAGCCATGTTTGTAAATCCTCTAGTAAGTCCATCAATACTTGGGGTTTTAAGCGGTGCCGGATTCGGCGCCGCCATAGGAATGTTTTTCGGATTAAACGAATATCTCATTCAGCTTAGTACCTTTGCGTTTGGTTTTATAGCGGTACTGACGGCCTTAAGCATATCGGCCTTTTATTCACGCTCTGGCAGTATTATAGTATTGGTTCTAGGAGGTGTTATTAGCGGTTCTCTTTTCACATCATTACTATCAGCATTGAAATACGCAGCCGATCCAAATGACTCATTGCCGGCTATTACTTATTTTTTAATGGGTAGCCTAGGGTTTGCTTCGAAGAATTTTATTCAAATTTCGATTCTACCGATGTTTGCGGGAATACTATTGTTGGCCTTTAGCGGCAAATATTTAAATGCACTGAGTTTGGGAGAAGAAGAGGCTAAAAGTCTGGGCATAAATGTTGCTAGGGTTAAAATTTTCGTTATTTTGGTTGCTACTTTTATCAGTGCCCTAAGCGTAACGATAGCCGGTATTATCGGTTGGATAGGTCTTATAGTTCCACATATGGCTCGTTTTATATTCGGAGCGGATAATCGCGCCGTATTGTCTAGTTCAGCTATGATAGGTGCTATATTTTTACTTTTTTGCGATAACTTTTCGAGACTTATGTTTACTTTTGAAGTCCCGATAGGTATAGTAACTTCACTGTTTGGAATACCTATATTTATTCTAGTGCTTCGTAGAGCTAAAAAGAGTTTTTAA
- a CDS encoding ABC transporter ATP-binding protein — MIEIRNLKFGYKDKNILNGISFSIKKGDTLSILGANGSGKSTLLRIMLGFLKFEGTVNICGKSVRNYEKKELARLIAYVPQTHAPSYEYSVFDIVLMGALCRTSLFSNFSLADKKLAEYALEKMGILELKDELYTRISGGQRQLSYIARTLVQGAKVIFMDEPTTGLDFGNQIKLLEMIKTLKDEGYTFVQTTHYPRHAKFVSNLVLFLKDGKILDFGKCDELINPSNIDKIYGIDYQKYEDKL, encoded by the coding sequence ATGATAGAAATCAGAAATCTAAAATTCGGATACAAAGATAAGAATATACTAAACGGTATAAGTTTTAGTATCAAAAAAGGCGATACGCTTAGTATCTTGGGCGCAAACGGTAGCGGCAAAAGCACTCTCCTGCGTATTATGCTTGGATTTTTAAAATTTGAGGGTACGGTAAATATATGCGGTAAAAGCGTAAGGAATTACGAAAAAAAAGAACTTGCAAGGCTTATAGCCTACGTTCCTCAAACGCATGCCCCGTCATATGAATATAGCGTATTTGATATAGTACTAATGGGCGCATTGTGCAGAACGTCTTTATTTTCTAACTTTAGCCTTGCCGATAAAAAACTTGCCGAGTATGCATTGGAAAAAATGGGTATTTTAGAGCTAAAAGATGAACTTTATACTAGAATAAGCGGCGGACAAAGGCAGCTGTCATATATCGCTAGGACCTTAGTGCAAGGCGCCAAAGTTATTTTTATGGACGAACCTACGACCGGGCTTGACTTCGGCAATCAAATTAAACTACTTGAAATGATAAAGACGCTAAAAGACGAGGGGTATACTTTCGTACAAACCACTCATTACCCTCGTCACGCTAAATTTGTTTCAAATCTAGTATTGTTTTTAAAAGATGGCAAGATACTAGATTTTGGAAAGTGCGATGAATTGATAAATCCATCAAATATAGATAAGATTTACGGAATAGATTATCAAAAATATGAGGACAAATTATGA
- a CDS encoding Mu transposase C-terminal domain-containing protein, translating to MNKVQYAIGMHIFYNNVEYIVVRQINFQEIMAQNISTGEKAILPIQEMTKESQISNQEDNQQDINPLELSSNDWDEANKRLEIIKPILGVVTNRIKAIKQRAAEYNLHPSTIYRWLEAYKNSGNLLASIAPKNQAKGGRGRLRTVEEVELIIKKTIEELYLSKQKYSSKKTYMAIVQRCKNAKIKPPSENTVRSRIQSLSDKEVLKRRESARMADRKYRNTDGMFPAGKYPLDFIQIDHTPMDIIVVDEVYGQPIGRPYLTIAMDIYSRMVMGFFISLDEPSYFSVSQCLTQAMLSKEKYLRSLEVDGEWNIWGIPKTIGLDNAAEFRGKDLQRVCEHYGIELNWRPVARPQFGGHIERIIGTAMREVHTLPGTTFSNIQQRGEYKSEKYATMTLKSLEKWLTEYIINVYHKQIHSGINCTPEHKYEIGIFGDGKTSLGRGLPERIADEDKFKISLLPTIERTIQQSGIKIDSIQYYADALRRWIRAKDKDKKARKFIFKRDLRDISTIWFYDPEIKEYYPIPFRNISYPPISVWDLRAIKKYLDDNNVTGYDEVTIFSAYEKMKQIEKDSAQKVKSIRRKHSAQKHRDTKRKFDNIPKTKSKSNASSDAENDISLSDLYKDVEPFDDIEIL from the coding sequence ATGAATAAGGTGCAATATGCTATAGGCATGCATATTTTTTATAACAATGTAGAATATATAGTTGTTAGACAAATTAACTTTCAAGAAATCATGGCACAGAATATTTCAACTGGAGAAAAAGCTATTCTCCCTATTCAAGAAATGACAAAAGAGTCTCAAATTTCCAATCAAGAAGATAATCAACAAGACATCAACCCCTTAGAACTAAGTTCAAATGACTGGGACGAAGCCAACAAAAGACTAGAAATTATAAAGCCTATCTTGGGTGTAGTCACCAATAGAATTAAGGCCATCAAGCAAAGGGCTGCTGAATATAACTTGCACCCAAGTACAATTTATAGGTGGCTTGAAGCATACAAAAACTCAGGCAATCTTCTAGCTTCTATAGCCCCAAAAAATCAAGCCAAGGGAGGCAGAGGACGTCTTAGAACAGTTGAAGAGGTGGAATTGATAATTAAAAAAACAATTGAGGAGCTATATCTCTCGAAACAGAAATATTCATCAAAAAAGACATATATGGCGATAGTCCAAAGATGTAAAAATGCAAAAATTAAGCCGCCTAGCGAAAACACGGTACGCTCCAGAATCCAGTCGCTGTCGGACAAGGAAGTTCTTAAACGAAGAGAAAGCGCTAGAATGGCCGACAGAAAATATAGAAATACAGATGGTATGTTTCCAGCAGGAAAATATCCGCTTGATTTTATACAAATCGACCATACCCCAATGGATATTATTGTTGTAGATGAAGTGTACGGACAGCCTATAGGAAGACCATATTTGACCATAGCGATGGATATTTATAGTAGAATGGTCATGGGGTTTTTTATAAGCCTAGATGAACCTAGTTATTTTTCAGTCTCACAATGCCTTACACAAGCAATGCTATCAAAAGAGAAATATTTAAGAAGCCTAGAAGTCGATGGCGAATGGAATATTTGGGGGATTCCTAAAACAATAGGACTCGATAATGCGGCAGAATTTAGAGGAAAGGATTTGCAAAGGGTTTGTGAGCACTACGGCATAGAGTTAAATTGGAGACCTGTTGCAAGACCGCAGTTTGGTGGTCACATAGAAAGGATTATAGGTACCGCTATGAGAGAAGTACACACTCTGCCTGGCACCACTTTTTCAAATATTCAGCAAAGAGGAGAATATAAATCCGAAAAATATGCCACTATGACGCTCAAGTCTCTTGAAAAATGGCTTACCGAATACATCATAAATGTTTACCACAAACAGATACATAGCGGCATAAATTGTACTCCAGAGCATAAATACGAGATAGGAATATTCGGCGATGGCAAAACATCCTTGGGTAGAGGCCTGCCTGAAAGAATTGCTGATGAAGATAAATTTAAAATTTCGCTACTACCTACTATTGAACGCACAATCCAGCAATCTGGAATTAAAATAGATAGCATTCAATACTATGCAGATGCCTTAAGAAGATGGATTAGAGCCAAAGATAAAGACAAGAAAGCTAGAAAATTTATTTTCAAAAGAGACCTAAGAGATATAAGTACAATTTGGTTTTATGATCCTGAAATAAAGGAGTATTATCCAATTCCTTTTAGGAATATATCCTATCCTCCAATATCAGTCTGGGATTTAAGGGCTATCAAAAAATATCTTGACGACAACAATGTAACTGGATACGATGAAGTGACTATCTTTTCGGCATATGAAAAAATGAAACAAATCGAAAAAGATTCTGCGCAAAAAGTAAAAAGTATAAGAAGGAAGCACTCCGCACAAAAACATAGAGATACGAAAAGGAAATTTGATAATATACCAAAGACCAAATCTAAGTCAAATGCCTCATCTGATGCTGAAAATGACATATCTTTATCTGATTTATATAAAGATGTTGAGCCTTTCGATGATATAGAGATTTTATAA
- a CDS encoding ABC transporter substrate-binding protein: MLKHILCLLFVSLNISFAMTNEQIDEFISKNSVDIQTLNGVPNKVYASNPPLLFLLYTVAPEKVSGINSSFGKREKPYLKESMINQPVVGGFFGQGKIPNMEMLLKLDPDLILVNSDSKNTQKKFKETLGGINKPMLYLKGYELEDYIDSLEVLGKILDKQDRVKKLIEYSKKTMDISKELNEYIVKNSVVKPKIYYAEDPDGLATECEGSWHTRLIELSGAENVHKCSGNPDATAYGHIKISFEQIAEYDPDIILIFEKSFYDKIYDDPKWQILKAVKNKRAYYLPREPFSWFDRPPSFMRFIGLKWLINLTHPDVFKFNMNKEVKDFYKLFLEVDISDNQVKELIGE; this comes from the coding sequence ATGTTAAAACATATTTTGTGTTTATTATTTGTTTCTCTAAATATTTCGTTTGCTATGACAAACGAACAGATTGATGAATTTATATCAAAAAATAGCGTAGATATTCAGACTTTAAATGGAGTCCCAAATAAAGTTTACGCCAGTAATCCACCGTTACTATTTTTGCTATATACCGTTGCTCCCGAGAAAGTCAGCGGTATAAATTCTAGTTTCGGTAAAAGAGAAAAGCCGTATCTAAAAGAGAGTATGATTAACCAGCCGGTAGTAGGAGGATTTTTCGGGCAAGGCAAAATTCCAAATATGGAAATGCTTTTAAAGCTAGATCCTGATTTGATATTAGTAAATTCTGACTCTAAAAATACTCAAAAGAAATTCAAAGAAACCCTGGGTGGCATAAATAAACCTATGCTGTACTTAAAAGGCTATGAACTAGAAGATTACATTGACTCTCTTGAGGTTTTGGGCAAAATTTTAGATAAGCAAGATAGAGTAAAAAAGCTAATAGAGTATTCTAAAAAAACCATGGATATTTCAAAAGAGCTTAATGAATATATAGTAAAAAACTCAGTTGTTAAGCCTAAAATATACTATGCCGAAGATCCAGACGGACTAGCTACTGAATGCGAGGGCTCATGGCATACTAGGCTTATAGAGCTAAGCGGTGCCGAAAATGTACATAAATGCAGTGGAAATCCGGATGCTACGGCTTATGGGCACATTAAAATTAGCTTTGAACAAATAGCCGAATATGATCCTGATATTATATTAATTTTCGAGAAGAGCTTTTATGATAAAATCTATGACGATCCTAAATGGCAAATACTAAAAGCCGTAAAAAATAAAAGAGCTTATTACTTACCTCGCGAACCATTTTCTTGGTTTGATCGTCCGCCTTCATTTATGAGATTCATAGGGCTTAAATGGCTTATAAATTTAACTCACCCTGATGTATTTAAATTCAATATGAATAAGGAAGTTAAGGACTTTTATAAATTATTCCTAGAGGTTGACATAAGCGATAACCAAGTAAAAGAGCTTATAGGTGAGTAA
- a CDS encoding ABC transporter substrate-binding protein: MNRRGFLGFGAAIGATALAPSLFAKENFTMWGAPAIPSVIMAVASLQGELAKTHDVRLRIWNSTDQLRAGVANGEIKITMAPSNVGANMRNHGLNLAMLNLLSLGTIQAMVKDENIKTFEDFIGKKLIIPFKGDMPDLVLRALCKKRGIDISKIDITYTQTPPEAAGLFLQKDYDILIAPQPLPAATILRGKKMGIAVHYGVDIPKVWGESFNTKPYIPMAGIIVDVDFYKANLPLFDTLHSDLTNALSWIKDNKQSAAKIGAEYLPVPEPALVNAFDRANLTVTKARDMQDEIMSFFETIFEFNPKLLGGKMPDKSLFL, encoded by the coding sequence ATGAATAGACGAGGTTTTTTAGGATTTGGCGCGGCGATTGGTGCTACAGCTCTTGCGCCGAGCCTTTTTGCGAAGGAAAATTTCACGATGTGGGGCGCGCCGGCAATCCCTAGCGTGATAATGGCCGTAGCAAGCCTACAAGGCGAGCTAGCAAAGACTCATGACGTGAGGTTACGCATTTGGAATAGTACGGATCAACTCCGAGCAGGCGTAGCTAATGGGGAAATAAAAATCACTATGGCGCCATCAAACGTGGGAGCAAACATGCGAAATCACGGCTTAAATTTAGCTATGCTAAATTTGCTTAGCCTTGGTACGATACAAGCCATGGTAAAAGATGAGAATATAAAAACTTTTGAAGATTTTATCGGCAAAAAATTAATAATTCCTTTTAAGGGTGATATGCCTGATTTGGTTCTGCGAGCGCTTTGTAAAAAACGAGGAATAGATATTTCCAAAATAGACATTACGTATACGCAGACGCCGCCGGAAGCTGCAGGATTATTTTTACAAAAAGATTATGATATTTTAATCGCCCCTCAACCTCTTCCGGCAGCAACCATACTGCGCGGGAAGAAAATGGGGATAGCGGTACATTACGGAGTAGATATTCCTAAGGTCTGGGGAGAAAGCTTTAATACCAAGCCGTACATTCCGATGGCGGGCATTATAGTCGACGTAGATTTTTATAAAGCAAATTTGCCTCTATTTGATACGCTTCATAGCGACTTAACTAACGCTCTATCTTGGATCAAAGATAATAAGCAAAGTGCTGCCAAAATAGGAGCCGAATATCTACCGGTTCCAGAGCCGGCACTGGTTAATGCATTTGATAGGGCAAATTTGACGGTAACAAAAGCTCGCGATATGCAAGATGAGATAATGTCATTTTTTGAAACTATTTTTGAGTTTAATCCAAAGCTTTTGGGCGGTAAGATGCCCGACAAGAGTTTGTTTCTATAA
- a CDS encoding TniQ family protein translates to MISHVTRFINLNDRDFVIHPKPQDDELLSSWLVRVALANDAAATSFTNMHFREYARNIIWQRDLDIWCPQDLMKRLSEKSHLSKEQILDMTLKSYEGKLQEHINGRTRTRFVQPLGNYCHIKRNGGLRFCPKCLKEDTVPYFRKTWRLSFYTACIKHDCFLHSRCPTCGSPLVIYKHYNERDFTFCYKCGTDLKTAPAHTINKLSYGLKAVECLLQILSEGYGIKFGKKVASIDFFHFLKQINKMIYLWRKTDGVFENEILGDVIKFNTTTKNKCYEDFITIEEQYLLYSGSCFLIQSDSNFKDFIQNNHILQCHIYKDFR, encoded by the coding sequence ATGATAAGCCATGTTACTAGATTTATAAATTTAAACGATAGGGACTTTGTGATTCATCCAAAGCCTCAAGACGACGAATTACTATCGTCATGGCTAGTAAGAGTAGCTCTAGCAAACGATGCAGCAGCTACATCTTTTACTAACATGCATTTTAGAGAATATGCAAGAAATATTATCTGGCAAAGGGATTTGGATATATGGTGTCCTCAAGATCTTATGAAGCGACTCTCGGAAAAAAGTCATTTATCAAAGGAGCAAATTCTAGATATGACATTAAAAAGCTATGAAGGAAAACTACAAGAACATATTAATGGTAGAACCAGAACTCGCTTTGTACAGCCCCTTGGGAACTATTGCCATATAAAAAGAAATGGCGGATTAAGATTTTGTCCCAAATGCCTAAAGGAGGATACAGTACCCTACTTTAGAAAGACATGGAGACTTTCTTTTTATACAGCATGCATCAAGCACGACTGTTTTCTGCACAGCAGATGTCCTACATGTGGCTCTCCACTAGTAATTTATAAGCATTACAACGAAAGAGACTTTACTTTTTGCTATAAATGTGGCACCGATCTTAAAACGGCACCTGCTCATACTATAAATAAACTTTCTTACGGGCTTAAAGCAGTAGAATGTTTGCTACAAATACTAAGTGAGGGCTACGGTATAAAATTCGGAAAAAAAGTAGCGTCAATCGATTTTTTTCATTTTTTAAAACAGATTAATAAAATGATTTATTTATGGAGAAAAACAGATGGCGTATTTGAGAACGAAATATTAGGAGATGTCATAAAATTTAATACTACAACTAAAAATAAATGCTATGAGGACTTTATAACCATAGAAGAACAGTATCTACTGTATTCCGGCTCTTGTTTTTTGATTCAATCAGATTCAAATTTTAAAGATTTTATTCAAAATAATCACATATTGCAGTGCCATATATATAAAGATTTTAGATAA
- a CDS encoding class I SAM-dependent methyltransferase has protein sequence MILPSNYDRLDFNKLYKEQRTNSSFIRKSVAKWDVKAASFSKSVLKSDYVKDFISRVDFDGARTLLDFACGAGALSIAAANKVDKIYGYDFSSKMLEFAEQNSRDFNCKNIEFAQKAFEDDFSDVPECDITFASRCLDVDDLKQALEKLLSKTKKALYITFKVGSFINEDVLNALGSNIEKRPDFIYLINILFQMGYLPKLEYIQTSCGDGIPETIDDLVKKIQWGLSRELTEPEVYNLNKYFNGNRFERKQEYMNWAFIRVDK, from the coding sequence ATGATATTACCTTCTAATTACGATAGGCTGGATTTCAATAAGCTTTATAAGGAGCAAAGAACAAATAGCTCTTTTATTAGGAAATCAGTAGCCAAATGGGACGTTAAGGCAGCAAGCTTTAGTAAGAGCGTACTTAAGAGCGACTATGTTAAAGACTTTATCTCAAGAGTCGATTTTGATGGCGCAAGAACGCTTCTTGATTTCGCATGCGGTGCCGGAGCATTAAGCATAGCTGCAGCAAATAAGGTAGATAAAATTTACGGTTATGATTTTTCGTCGAAAATGCTAGAATTCGCAGAACAAAACTCTCGGGATTTTAATTGTAAAAATATTGAATTCGCGCAAAAAGCATTCGAAGACGACTTTAGCGACGTACCTGAGTGCGATATTACGTTTGCATCTCGTTGCCTTGACGTAGATGACTTAAAACAAGCCCTAGAGAAATTACTTTCAAAGACGAAAAAAGCCCTTTATATTACTTTTAAAGTCGGTAGTTTCATTAACGAAGACGTTTTAAATGCTCTTGGAAGCAATATTGAAAAAAGACCAGACTTTATATATTTAATAAATATTTTATTCCAAATGGGATATCTTCCAAAGCTAGAGTATATACAAACTTCATGCGGTGATGGAATACCTGAAACTATCGACGATCTTGTTAAAAAAATACAATGGGGACTTTCGAGAGAGCTTACGGAGCCAGAAGTTTATAATCTCAATAAGTACTTTAACGGCAACCGCTTTGAGCGAAAACAAGAATATATGAACTGGGCTTTCATAAGAGTAGATAAATGA